The Lates calcarifer isolate ASB-BC8 linkage group LG6, TLL_Latcal_v3, whole genome shotgun sequence genome includes a region encoding these proteins:
- the LOC108889487 gene encoding glutamate receptor-interacting protein 2 isoform X2, translating into MNMSARVVFGKGRLTPKQLSFAFPQTDSMRKGSRSSGGKRRMFSFSLRCRLGIIRGRTKDEGPYSKGSKESGGSDQSHSSRRRSLSEEYRGVTTVDLMKREGSSLGLTISGGSDKDGKPRVSNLRPGGLAARSDQLNVGDYIKSVNGINLSKLRHDEIISLLKNIGERVVLEVEYELPPFVQTPSGVITKTIEVCLHKEGNSFGFVMRGGFHEDWRRSRPLVVTYVRPGGPADREGTLKAGDRVLSIDGMPLNREKHADALTMLMQSGQEALFLIEYDVSVMEAVQQASGPLLVEIVKGPSASLGISLTTTIYRSKQVIIIDKIKPASVVERCGALHAGDILLSIDGTSTEHCSLMEATQLLASTSDIVKLEILPASQSRLPVRPQDTVKVQKSNHHHWDQSSNYCHPPHASHSKTWSSPSHPHNQQDHCKSLVSGGFSPSSTATSGFSSQGSNTLPCPIPPIAPTSPRSSTGKRRNRKKDHKSSLSLASSSVGPGGQVFHVETSEVVLRGDPLTGFGIQLQGGVFATETLSAPPVIRFIEPDSPAERCGLLQVGDRLLSINGIPTEDGTLEEAHQLLRDSALANKVTVEIEFDVAESVVPSSGTFHVKLPKRRGVELGITISASKKPGKPLIISDIRKGSIAHRTGTLEPGDRLLAIDSVRLENCTMEDAMHVLQQAEDMVKLRIQKDEDNIDELEMSGSIIYTVELKRYNGPLGITISGTEEPFDPIVISGLTKKGLAERTGAIHIGDRVLAINGVSLKGKPLSEAIHLLQMAGESVTLKIKKQADQSDGRRPLDREAGFLSDTEDELTDSQKTSKHSEVYSATVPSIDSAMSSWDSSGFDAGYSSQGTYLHKASDILLNPNEWRRTKHRSQTSSSSAGLVHHTALYDGRFTEDEWDKIPGFVSPPRCHGTLNQEDSFWSQALQDLETCGQSEILRELEASMTGSALSLYLEETKTNEDLMFQSDISPIKREGIHAESKNKSNLNMSTGARDVPSRGKGDPCDILSPTTLALHKVTIQKDLESHDFGFSVSDGLLEKGVFVNMIRPDGPADQAGLKPFDRILQVNRVRTRDLDCCLTVPLIMEAGDSLDLVISRNPLAAADTGLPDDCDHPSNSVFCFPEHRTNGIAL; encoded by the exons AAGAGTACCGAGGAGTGACCACGGTGGACCTGATGAAAAGGGAAGGGAGCAGCCTCGGCCTCACCATCTCCGGAGGGTCTGATAAGGACGGCAAGCCCAGAGTGTCAAACCTACGGCCAGGTGGGCTAGCTGCCAG GAGTGACCAGCTGAATGTAGGAGACTACATCAAGTCAGTGAATGGCATCAACCTGTCAAAGCTTCGCCATGATGAGATTATCAGCCTGCTGAAGAACATCGGGGAACGAGTTGTGCTGGAGGTGGAGTACGAGCTGCCTCCGTTCG TTCAGACCCCCTCAGGAGTCATAACCAAAACCATAGAGGTGTGTTTACACAAGGAGGGAAACAGCTTTGGGTTTGTCATGAGAG gAGGCTTCCATGAAGACTGGCGCAGGTCCCGTCCTCTAGTGGTTACCTACGTCAGACCCGGGGGTCCCGCTGACAG agAGGGCACTTTGAAGGCCGGAGACCGGGTGTTGAGCATAGACGGGATGcctttaaacagagaaaagcacgCTGACGCTTTGACCATGCTGATGCAGAGCGGCCAGGAAGCTCTGTTCCTGATTGAGTATGACGTCTCTGTCATgg AGGCAGTGCAGCAAGCCTCAGGCCCTCTGCTGGTGGAGATAGTGAAGGGCCCCTCTGCCAGCCTGGGGATCAGCCTCACCACAACAATATACAGGAGCAAACAAGTTATCATTATTGATAAGATAAAGCCAGCTAGCGTGGTGGAAAG gtgtggAGCGCTGCACGCAGGTGACATCCTCCTGTCCATAGACGGGACCAGTACAGAGCACTGCTCCCTGATGGAGGCCACGCAGCTACTAGCCAGTACCTCAGATATTGTCAAACTAGAGATTCTTCCAGCCAGTCAGAGTAGACTTCCTGTCAGGCCGCAAGACACAG TAAAAGTGCAGAAGAGCAACCATCATCACTGGGACCAAAGCAGCAACTACTGCCATCCCCCACATGCCAGCCACAGCAAGACATGGAGCAGCCCAAGCCACCCACACAACCAGCAGGACCACTGCAAAT CCCTGGTGAGTGGTGGCTTCTCCCCTTCCTCCACAGCCACCTCAGGCTTCAGCAGCCAAGGTAGCAACACTCTGCCCTGTCCCATCCCTCCGATCGCCCCCACCAGCCCCCGCAGTTCCACCGgcaagaggaggaacaggaagaaAGACCACAAGAGCTCAC tATCTCTGGCGTCCAGTTCTGTTGGCCCAGGGGGGCAGGTTTTTCATGTGGAAACAAGCGAGGTCGTCCTGAGGGGGGATCCGCTCACAGGTTTCGGGATCCAGCTGCAGGGGGGTGTCTTTGCCACAGAAACCCTGTCCGCTCCCCCAGTCATCCGCTTTATAGAGCCCGACAGCCCAGCTGAGAG GTGTGGGCTGCTGCAGGTTGGAGACAGACTATTGTCCATCAATGGGATCCCCACTGAAGATGGCACCTTGGAGGAAGCCCATCAGCTGCTCAGAGACTCCGCTCTGGCCAATAAGGTCACAGTGGAGATTGAGTTTGATGTTGCAG AGTCAGTGGTTCCCAGCAGTGGCACCTTCCACGTTAAACTGCccaagaggagaggagtggagtTGGGCATCACCATCAGCG cAAGTAAGAAACCTGGCAAGCCCCTCATCATCTCTGACATCAGAAAAGGAAGTATAGCACACAG AACAGGCACTCTGGAGCCTGGAGACAGGCTGCTGGCCATCGACAGCGTGCGTCTGGAGAACTGCACCATGGAGGACGCCATGCACGTCCTGCAGCAGGCCGAGGACATGGTCAAACTGCGAATCCAGAAGGACGAGGACAACATTG ATGAGTTGGAGATGTCAGGCTCCATAATCTACACAGTTGAGCTGAAGAGATACAATGGACCACTGGGCATCACCATTTCTGGCACCGAGGAGCCCTTTGACCCCATCGTCATTTCTGGCCTCACCAAGAAAGGCCTGGCAGAGAG GACCGGGGCCATCCATATAGGGGACCGAGTCCTGGCTATCAATGGCGTCAGTTTAAAAGGGAAGCCGCTGAGCGAGGCCATCCACCTCCTGCAAATGGCCGGGGAGTCCGTCACCCTGAAGATCAAGAAACAAGCCGAcc AGTCTGATGGCCGACGGCCCCTGGACAGAGAAGCTGGGTTTTTAAGTGACACAGAGGACGAACTGACGGACTCCCAGAAGACCAGTAAACACTCAGAGGTCTACTCTGCCACCGTTCCCAGTATAGACTCTGCCATGAGCTCCTGGGATAGCTCAGGGTTCGACGCAGGCTACAGTAGCCAAG gaaCATATCTTCACAAAGCATCCGATATATTGCTCAATCCAAATGAGTGGAGGCGCACAAAGCACAGGAGCCAAACCAGTTCAAGCTCTGCAGGCTTAGTCCACCACACAGCGCTGTATGATGGGAGATTCACTGAGGATGAGTGGGACAAGATACCTGG ATTCGTCAGCCCGCCTCGTTGCCATGGCACCCTCAACCAGGAGGACAGTTTCTGGTCCCAGGCTCTGCAGGACCTCGAGACCTGCGGTCAGTCAGAGATTCTCAGGGAGCTGGAG GCATCCATGACAGGTAGTGCACTTAGTCTGTACCTAGAAGAGACCAAGACCAACGAAGACTTgatgtttcagtctgacattAGTCCCATTAAGAGAGAGGGAATCCATGCCGAGTCTAAGAACAAAAGCAACCTGAACATGTCGACTGGAGCCAGAGATGTACCGTCCAGGGGCAAAGGGGACCCCTGTGATATTTTGTCTCCTACAACTCTGGCACTGCACAAG GTGACGATACAGAAAGACCTTGAGAGCCATGACTTTGGTTTCAGTGTATCAGACGGGCTCCTGGAGAAAGGGGTTTTTGTCAATATGATCCGCCCAGATGGCCCAGCTGACCAGGCGGGTTTAAAGCCTTTCGACCGCATTCTTCAG GTGAACCGTGTGAGGACCAGGGACTTGGACTGTTGTCTAACTGTGCCCCTAATTATGGAGGCTGGAGACAGCCTGGACTTGGTCATTAGCAGGAAtccactggcagcagcagacACCGGCCTGCCTGACGACTGTGACCACCCTTCAAACTCAGTGTTCTGTTTTCCTGAACACAGGACCAATGGCATCGCCCTGTGA
- the LOC108889487 gene encoding glutamate receptor-interacting protein 2 isoform X7, whose translation MNMSARVVFGKGRLTPKQLSFAFPQTDSMRKGSRSSGGKRRMFSFSLRCRLGIIRGRTKDEGPYSKGSKESGGSDQSHSSRRRSLSAEEYRGVTTVDLMKREGSSLGLTISGGSDKDGKPRVSNLRPGGLAARSDQLNVGDYIKSVNGINLSKLRHDEIISLLKNIGERVVLEVEYELPPFVQTPSGVITKTIEVCLHKEGNSFGFVMRGGFHEDWRRSRPLVVTYVRPGGPADREGTLKAGDRVLSIDGMPLNREKHADALTMLMQSGQEALFLIEYDVSVMEAVQQASGPLLVEIVKGPSASLGISLTTTIYRSKQVIIIDKIKPASVVERCGALHAGDILLSIDGTSTEHCSLMEATQLLASTSDIVKLEILPASQSRLPVRPQDTVKVQKSNHHHWDQSSNYCHPPHASHSKTWSSPSHPHNQQDHCKSLVSGGFSPSSTATSGFSSQGSNTLPCPIPPIAPTSPRSSTGKRRNRKKDHKSSLSLASSSVGPGGQVFHVETSEVVLRGDPLTGFGIQLQGGVFATETLSAPPVIRFIEPDSPAERCGLLQVGDRLLSINGIPTEDGTLEEAHQLLRDSALANKVTVEIEFDVAESVVPSSGTFHVKLPKRRGVELGITISASKKPGKPLIISDIRKGSIAHRTGTLEPGDRLLAIDSVRLENCTMEDAMHVLQQAEDMVKLRIQKDEDNIDELEMSGSIIYTVELKRYNGPLGITISGTEEPFDPIVISGLTKKGLAERTGAIHIGDRVLAINGVSLKGKPLSEAIHLLQMAGESVTLKIKKQADQSDGRRPLDREAGFLSDTEDELTDSQKTSKHSEVYSATVPSIDSAMSSWDSSGFDAGYSSQGTYLHKASDILLNPNEWRRTKHRSQTSSSSAGLVHHTALYDGRFTEDEWDKIPGYSLSHLLY comes from the exons CAGAAGAGTACCGAGGAGTGACCACGGTGGACCTGATGAAAAGGGAAGGGAGCAGCCTCGGCCTCACCATCTCCGGAGGGTCTGATAAGGACGGCAAGCCCAGAGTGTCAAACCTACGGCCAGGTGGGCTAGCTGCCAG GAGTGACCAGCTGAATGTAGGAGACTACATCAAGTCAGTGAATGGCATCAACCTGTCAAAGCTTCGCCATGATGAGATTATCAGCCTGCTGAAGAACATCGGGGAACGAGTTGTGCTGGAGGTGGAGTACGAGCTGCCTCCGTTCG TTCAGACCCCCTCAGGAGTCATAACCAAAACCATAGAGGTGTGTTTACACAAGGAGGGAAACAGCTTTGGGTTTGTCATGAGAG gAGGCTTCCATGAAGACTGGCGCAGGTCCCGTCCTCTAGTGGTTACCTACGTCAGACCCGGGGGTCCCGCTGACAG agAGGGCACTTTGAAGGCCGGAGACCGGGTGTTGAGCATAGACGGGATGcctttaaacagagaaaagcacgCTGACGCTTTGACCATGCTGATGCAGAGCGGCCAGGAAGCTCTGTTCCTGATTGAGTATGACGTCTCTGTCATgg AGGCAGTGCAGCAAGCCTCAGGCCCTCTGCTGGTGGAGATAGTGAAGGGCCCCTCTGCCAGCCTGGGGATCAGCCTCACCACAACAATATACAGGAGCAAACAAGTTATCATTATTGATAAGATAAAGCCAGCTAGCGTGGTGGAAAG gtgtggAGCGCTGCACGCAGGTGACATCCTCCTGTCCATAGACGGGACCAGTACAGAGCACTGCTCCCTGATGGAGGCCACGCAGCTACTAGCCAGTACCTCAGATATTGTCAAACTAGAGATTCTTCCAGCCAGTCAGAGTAGACTTCCTGTCAGGCCGCAAGACACAG TAAAAGTGCAGAAGAGCAACCATCATCACTGGGACCAAAGCAGCAACTACTGCCATCCCCCACATGCCAGCCACAGCAAGACATGGAGCAGCCCAAGCCACCCACACAACCAGCAGGACCACTGCAAAT CCCTGGTGAGTGGTGGCTTCTCCCCTTCCTCCACAGCCACCTCAGGCTTCAGCAGCCAAGGTAGCAACACTCTGCCCTGTCCCATCCCTCCGATCGCCCCCACCAGCCCCCGCAGTTCCACCGgcaagaggaggaacaggaagaaAGACCACAAGAGCTCAC tATCTCTGGCGTCCAGTTCTGTTGGCCCAGGGGGGCAGGTTTTTCATGTGGAAACAAGCGAGGTCGTCCTGAGGGGGGATCCGCTCACAGGTTTCGGGATCCAGCTGCAGGGGGGTGTCTTTGCCACAGAAACCCTGTCCGCTCCCCCAGTCATCCGCTTTATAGAGCCCGACAGCCCAGCTGAGAG GTGTGGGCTGCTGCAGGTTGGAGACAGACTATTGTCCATCAATGGGATCCCCACTGAAGATGGCACCTTGGAGGAAGCCCATCAGCTGCTCAGAGACTCCGCTCTGGCCAATAAGGTCACAGTGGAGATTGAGTTTGATGTTGCAG AGTCAGTGGTTCCCAGCAGTGGCACCTTCCACGTTAAACTGCccaagaggagaggagtggagtTGGGCATCACCATCAGCG cAAGTAAGAAACCTGGCAAGCCCCTCATCATCTCTGACATCAGAAAAGGAAGTATAGCACACAG AACAGGCACTCTGGAGCCTGGAGACAGGCTGCTGGCCATCGACAGCGTGCGTCTGGAGAACTGCACCATGGAGGACGCCATGCACGTCCTGCAGCAGGCCGAGGACATGGTCAAACTGCGAATCCAGAAGGACGAGGACAACATTG ATGAGTTGGAGATGTCAGGCTCCATAATCTACACAGTTGAGCTGAAGAGATACAATGGACCACTGGGCATCACCATTTCTGGCACCGAGGAGCCCTTTGACCCCATCGTCATTTCTGGCCTCACCAAGAAAGGCCTGGCAGAGAG GACCGGGGCCATCCATATAGGGGACCGAGTCCTGGCTATCAATGGCGTCAGTTTAAAAGGGAAGCCGCTGAGCGAGGCCATCCACCTCCTGCAAATGGCCGGGGAGTCCGTCACCCTGAAGATCAAGAAACAAGCCGAcc AGTCTGATGGCCGACGGCCCCTGGACAGAGAAGCTGGGTTTTTAAGTGACACAGAGGACGAACTGACGGACTCCCAGAAGACCAGTAAACACTCAGAGGTCTACTCTGCCACCGTTCCCAGTATAGACTCTGCCATGAGCTCCTGGGATAGCTCAGGGTTCGACGCAGGCTACAGTAGCCAAG gaaCATATCTTCACAAAGCATCCGATATATTGCTCAATCCAAATGAGTGGAGGCGCACAAAGCACAGGAGCCAAACCAGTTCAAGCTCTGCAGGCTTAGTCCACCACACAGCGCTGTATGATGGGAGATTCACTGAGGATGAGTGGGACAAGATACCTGG gtattctctctctcatctgcttTACTAA
- the LOC108889487 gene encoding glutamate receptor-interacting protein 2 isoform X4, with amino-acid sequence MNMSARVVFGKGRLTPKQLSFAFPQTDSMRKGSRSSGGKRRMFSFSLRCRLGIIRGRTKEEYRGVTTVDLMKREGSSLGLTISGGSDKDGKPRVSNLRPGGLAARSDQLNVGDYIKSVNGINLSKLRHDEIISLLKNIGERVVLEVEYELPPFVQTPSGVITKTIEVCLHKEGNSFGFVMRGGFHEDWRRSRPLVVTYVRPGGPADREGTLKAGDRVLSIDGMPLNREKHADALTMLMQSGQEALFLIEYDVSVMEAVQQASGPLLVEIVKGPSASLGISLTTTIYRSKQVIIIDKIKPASVVERCGALHAGDILLSIDGTSTEHCSLMEATQLLASTSDIVKLEILPASQSRLPVRPQDTVKVQKSNHHHWDQSSNYCHPPHASHSKTWSSPSHPHNQQDHCKSLVSGGFSPSSTATSGFSSQGSNTLPCPIPPIAPTSPRSSTGKRRNRKKDHKSSLSLASSSVGPGGQVFHVETSEVVLRGDPLTGFGIQLQGGVFATETLSAPPVIRFIEPDSPAERCGLLQVGDRLLSINGIPTEDGTLEEAHQLLRDSALANKVTVEIEFDVAESVVPSSGTFHVKLPKRRGVELGITISASKKPGKPLIISDIRKGSIAHRTGTLEPGDRLLAIDSVRLENCTMEDAMHVLQQAEDMVKLRIQKDEDNIDELEMSGSIIYTVELKRYNGPLGITISGTEEPFDPIVISGLTKKGLAERTGAIHIGDRVLAINGVSLKGKPLSEAIHLLQMAGESVTLKIKKQADQSDGRRPLDREAGFLSDTEDELTDSQKTSKHSEVYSATVPSIDSAMSSWDSSGFDAGYSSQGTYLHKASDILLNPNEWRRTKHRSQTSSSSAGLVHHTALYDGRFTEDEWDKIPGFVSPPRCHGTLNQEDSFWSQALQDLETCGQSEILRELEASMTGSALSLYLEETKTNEDLMFQSDISPIKREGIHAESKNKSNLNMSTGARDVPSRGKGDPCDILSPTTLALHKVTIQKDLESHDFGFSVSDGLLEKGVFVNMIRPDGPADQAGLKPFDRILQVNRVRTRDLDCCLTVPLIMEAGDSLDLVISRNPLAAADTGLPDDCDHPSNSVFCFPEHRTNGIAL; translated from the exons AAGAGTACCGAGGAGTGACCACGGTGGACCTGATGAAAAGGGAAGGGAGCAGCCTCGGCCTCACCATCTCCGGAGGGTCTGATAAGGACGGCAAGCCCAGAGTGTCAAACCTACGGCCAGGTGGGCTAGCTGCCAG GAGTGACCAGCTGAATGTAGGAGACTACATCAAGTCAGTGAATGGCATCAACCTGTCAAAGCTTCGCCATGATGAGATTATCAGCCTGCTGAAGAACATCGGGGAACGAGTTGTGCTGGAGGTGGAGTACGAGCTGCCTCCGTTCG TTCAGACCCCCTCAGGAGTCATAACCAAAACCATAGAGGTGTGTTTACACAAGGAGGGAAACAGCTTTGGGTTTGTCATGAGAG gAGGCTTCCATGAAGACTGGCGCAGGTCCCGTCCTCTAGTGGTTACCTACGTCAGACCCGGGGGTCCCGCTGACAG agAGGGCACTTTGAAGGCCGGAGACCGGGTGTTGAGCATAGACGGGATGcctttaaacagagaaaagcacgCTGACGCTTTGACCATGCTGATGCAGAGCGGCCAGGAAGCTCTGTTCCTGATTGAGTATGACGTCTCTGTCATgg AGGCAGTGCAGCAAGCCTCAGGCCCTCTGCTGGTGGAGATAGTGAAGGGCCCCTCTGCCAGCCTGGGGATCAGCCTCACCACAACAATATACAGGAGCAAACAAGTTATCATTATTGATAAGATAAAGCCAGCTAGCGTGGTGGAAAG gtgtggAGCGCTGCACGCAGGTGACATCCTCCTGTCCATAGACGGGACCAGTACAGAGCACTGCTCCCTGATGGAGGCCACGCAGCTACTAGCCAGTACCTCAGATATTGTCAAACTAGAGATTCTTCCAGCCAGTCAGAGTAGACTTCCTGTCAGGCCGCAAGACACAG TAAAAGTGCAGAAGAGCAACCATCATCACTGGGACCAAAGCAGCAACTACTGCCATCCCCCACATGCCAGCCACAGCAAGACATGGAGCAGCCCAAGCCACCCACACAACCAGCAGGACCACTGCAAAT CCCTGGTGAGTGGTGGCTTCTCCCCTTCCTCCACAGCCACCTCAGGCTTCAGCAGCCAAGGTAGCAACACTCTGCCCTGTCCCATCCCTCCGATCGCCCCCACCAGCCCCCGCAGTTCCACCGgcaagaggaggaacaggaagaaAGACCACAAGAGCTCAC tATCTCTGGCGTCCAGTTCTGTTGGCCCAGGGGGGCAGGTTTTTCATGTGGAAACAAGCGAGGTCGTCCTGAGGGGGGATCCGCTCACAGGTTTCGGGATCCAGCTGCAGGGGGGTGTCTTTGCCACAGAAACCCTGTCCGCTCCCCCAGTCATCCGCTTTATAGAGCCCGACAGCCCAGCTGAGAG GTGTGGGCTGCTGCAGGTTGGAGACAGACTATTGTCCATCAATGGGATCCCCACTGAAGATGGCACCTTGGAGGAAGCCCATCAGCTGCTCAGAGACTCCGCTCTGGCCAATAAGGTCACAGTGGAGATTGAGTTTGATGTTGCAG AGTCAGTGGTTCCCAGCAGTGGCACCTTCCACGTTAAACTGCccaagaggagaggagtggagtTGGGCATCACCATCAGCG cAAGTAAGAAACCTGGCAAGCCCCTCATCATCTCTGACATCAGAAAAGGAAGTATAGCACACAG AACAGGCACTCTGGAGCCTGGAGACAGGCTGCTGGCCATCGACAGCGTGCGTCTGGAGAACTGCACCATGGAGGACGCCATGCACGTCCTGCAGCAGGCCGAGGACATGGTCAAACTGCGAATCCAGAAGGACGAGGACAACATTG ATGAGTTGGAGATGTCAGGCTCCATAATCTACACAGTTGAGCTGAAGAGATACAATGGACCACTGGGCATCACCATTTCTGGCACCGAGGAGCCCTTTGACCCCATCGTCATTTCTGGCCTCACCAAGAAAGGCCTGGCAGAGAG GACCGGGGCCATCCATATAGGGGACCGAGTCCTGGCTATCAATGGCGTCAGTTTAAAAGGGAAGCCGCTGAGCGAGGCCATCCACCTCCTGCAAATGGCCGGGGAGTCCGTCACCCTGAAGATCAAGAAACAAGCCGAcc AGTCTGATGGCCGACGGCCCCTGGACAGAGAAGCTGGGTTTTTAAGTGACACAGAGGACGAACTGACGGACTCCCAGAAGACCAGTAAACACTCAGAGGTCTACTCTGCCACCGTTCCCAGTATAGACTCTGCCATGAGCTCCTGGGATAGCTCAGGGTTCGACGCAGGCTACAGTAGCCAAG gaaCATATCTTCACAAAGCATCCGATATATTGCTCAATCCAAATGAGTGGAGGCGCACAAAGCACAGGAGCCAAACCAGTTCAAGCTCTGCAGGCTTAGTCCACCACACAGCGCTGTATGATGGGAGATTCACTGAGGATGAGTGGGACAAGATACCTGG ATTCGTCAGCCCGCCTCGTTGCCATGGCACCCTCAACCAGGAGGACAGTTTCTGGTCCCAGGCTCTGCAGGACCTCGAGACCTGCGGTCAGTCAGAGATTCTCAGGGAGCTGGAG GCATCCATGACAGGTAGTGCACTTAGTCTGTACCTAGAAGAGACCAAGACCAACGAAGACTTgatgtttcagtctgacattAGTCCCATTAAGAGAGAGGGAATCCATGCCGAGTCTAAGAACAAAAGCAACCTGAACATGTCGACTGGAGCCAGAGATGTACCGTCCAGGGGCAAAGGGGACCCCTGTGATATTTTGTCTCCTACAACTCTGGCACTGCACAAG GTGACGATACAGAAAGACCTTGAGAGCCATGACTTTGGTTTCAGTGTATCAGACGGGCTCCTGGAGAAAGGGGTTTTTGTCAATATGATCCGCCCAGATGGCCCAGCTGACCAGGCGGGTTTAAAGCCTTTCGACCGCATTCTTCAG GTGAACCGTGTGAGGACCAGGGACTTGGACTGTTGTCTAACTGTGCCCCTAATTATGGAGGCTGGAGACAGCCTGGACTTGGTCATTAGCAGGAAtccactggcagcagcagacACCGGCCTGCCTGACGACTGTGACCACCCTTCAAACTCAGTGTTCTGTTTTCCTGAACACAGGACCAATGGCATCGCCCTGTGA